DNA from Halorarum salinum:
TGAAGAAGACGGGGATCAGGCTGGACGAGCGCGCCGACGTGAAGACCGTGGAGTGATCGTTCGGATGAGCTCGATCGCTCGAACGGGTCGGCCGTCGCTTCACTGGGAACGTCCCGAACGCCCCCGCGGCGCTCGGCTCGGTGCGACTGCTGCGCCCCTCGCCTCGCTCCCTGCGGTCGCTCGCCTGCGGTGCTCGTCCCTCGCGCGCGTGTGCTCGCTTCGCGGGACTCGCTGCGCTCGACCCGCGTACTCTCGTTCGCTTCGCTCACGAGAACCCCACGAGGGGGCTCGCGTCGCGCGCGCCGTGGCGGCTGGTTCTGTGGGAGTCCCGCCGGCCGGCCGGGAATCGAACCCGCCGACCGCCCCGACCCCGAGGTGGCGCAGATGATCCCCCTCTTCCACGACTTCACGGACGAGACCGTGCTCGTCCTCGGCGGCGGCACGGTCGGCGCGCGGAAGGCCCGCCGGTTCGCGCGCGAGGCGCGGACGGTCGTCGTCAGCCCCGCGTTCGCGGACGCGGACTTCGGCGACGCGGAACTGGTCCGGACCGAACCCACGCCGGCCGACGTGGGCGAGTTCGTCGCCGACCTCGCCCCGGCGCTCGTCGTCGCCGCCACCGACGACGGGGCGGTCAACGCGGCGGCCGAGTCGGCCGCGCGGGAGGCCGGGGCGCTGGTGAACCGGGCGGACCGGGCCGGCGAGCGCGACGCGGGGAGCGTCGTCGTCCCCGCGACCGTCGAGGACGACCCGGTGACCGTGGCGGTCGCGACCGGCGGCACCGCACCGGCGCTCTCCCGGCACCTCCGCGAGCGGATCGAGGCGGAGTTCCCGGACGTCGGCGCGATGGCCGAACTCGCCGGGGAGATCCGGTCGGAACTCGCGGCCGCCGAGGTCCCGGCGACCGCCCGCCACGAGGCGGTTCGGGCGGTGGTCGAGTCGTCGGACGTTTGGAAGGCTTTACAAGACGGCGTCGCAAACGGTCGACAAGAGGCGAATCGGGTAATGCAGGAGGAGACGCGGGAGGTGCTCGATGACTGAGGCGGGGATCATCTGCGGCGTCAGCGTCAGCCACGCACACGCCGACCTGGACGAGATCGAGGCCGCCGGCGGGGGGAGCGCCCGCGCGGTCGTCTCGCGGCTGCTCGCACGCGATGGCGTCACCGAGGCGTTCGCGGTGCGGACGTGCAACCGGGCGGAGGCGTACGTCGTCGCCGACGAGGCGGCCGACGGCGCCCGCGCGCTCGCGGACTTCGCGCCCGAGGTCAGGGACGGCGCGGTCGTCCACCTCGACCACGAGGGGTCGCTCCGCCACCTGATGCGCGTCGCCGCGGGCCTCGAGTCGCTCGTCCTCGGCGAGGACCAGATCGTCGGCCAGCTGAAACGCGCGATCGAGGAGTCACGCGCGGCGGGCGGCATCGGAGAGACGCTTGAGGACGCGCTCACGAAGGCGGTCCACGTCGGCGAGCGCGCCCGCACCGAGACGGCCATCAACGAGGGCGTCGTCTCGCTCGGCTCCGCGGCCGTCGACCTCGCGGCCCGGGAGACCGAGCTGACGGGCGCGACCGCGCTCGTGCTCGGCGCCGGCGAGATGGGCACGCTCACGGCACGCGCGCTGGCGGAGGCGGACGTCGACCGGATCGTCGTCGCGAACCGGACGGTCCCCCACGCCGAGCACGTCGCGTGCGAACTCGACGTGGCCGCCGAGGCGGTGGGGATCGAGGAGGCCCCCGCGGTCGCCGGCGAGGCGGACGTGCTCGTCGCGGCCACCGGTGCGGACGGCCCCGTCCTCGGCCCCGAGGACCTGGCGGACGCCGGCGAGACCGTGTGCATCGACCTCGCCCAGCCGCGGGACGTCGACCCCGCGGCGGCGGGCGGGGGCGTCGCCGTCTACGACCTCGACGCGCTGGAGGCGGTCACGGCCGAGACGCGGGAGAGCCGCCGCGCGGAGGCCGAACGGGTTGAGGCGATGGTCGACGCCGAACTCGACCGCCTGCTCGCGTCGTTCAAGCGCAGGCGCGCCGACGAGGCCATCTCGGCCATGTACGAGGGCGCCGAGGTGACGAAGGCGCGCGAGCTCGACCGTGCACTCACGAAACTCGAGGCCCAGGGCGAGTTGACCGACGAGCAGCGCGAGACCGTCGAGTCGCTCGCGGACGCGCTCGTCGGCCAGTTGCTCGCCGCGCCGACCAAGAGCCTCCGCGAGGCCGCCCTCGAGGACGACTGGACCACCATCCACACGGCCATCCGCCTGTTCGACCCCGAGTTCGACGTGCCGGTCGCGTCCGACGACGGCGCGGGGATGACCCCCCGGGAGGGCGTCGCCGACCGTCTCTCGGACGACTGACTTCCGGACGACTGCGCCCTGCAGGATCCGACCGGCTCGCGTTCGGCCGTCGTCTCGGGGCGTCGATCCTCTCGGAAGAGCGGACCTGTCTCTCCACCCGGGGAAAGGGTGATGTGTGATGCCGTTGCACGTGTTCCCATGAGTGATCCGACCGGCGGCGTCGGACGCCTCCCCGCATCCTCGGTCGAGGAGAGCGTCGAGTCCGCCTGTTACGTGGCCGGCTGTGCGCATCCGGACCTCGTCGCGGCCGGGGCGGTGCTCGCGGTCACCGCCCTCTTCCTCCTCCTCTCCGGACTCGTTCTCACCAGGCTGTCGGACGCGCGCGACGCCCTCGGGACCGAGCGGACGCGGACCCGCGCCGAGCGGGACGCGTTCCGGCAGTTCCGCCAGCGGGTCGCCGGGCTCGACCCCTCGGACCCGCAGCCACCCGACCCGACGCCGGGCGGAGGAGGGGTGATGGCCGTCGCCGGCGGCGGGGTCGCGAACGACGCCTCGCTGGCCGACGCGCGGCGCGCCTACCGCGAGACCGTCATGGCGACCTCGCACTACGAGGAGGAGTACGACGAGTCGCTCGCGGAGAACGTCGGCGCGGAGTTCTCCGAGACGGTCGCGAGCGCCCTGACCGACGGCGGGACGCTCACCCCCCAGCTCCACGCCGCGCTCGCCACCGGGGCCGAGCGGGCCCGGCGCGACCGCGACGAACTGCTCGCGGCGCTCGACCGCGAGGAAGCGACGATCGAGGCCGCCGAGGACGCGCTCGCGCCCGCCGTCGCCGCGGCCGACGAGATCGACGAACGCGACCTCCGGCGGTCGAGCTACCGCGACTTCGTCGCCGACCTCGAACGCCTGGAGTACCACGAGCGGGAGGTGGAGTCGCTGCTCGCGGACCGGCAGTCGACCGTCCACGAGCGGGAGTCCGAGCGCCCGTTCTGGTACGACTACCTCTACGGGAGCCTCCCGTCGCCGTACCCCGTGCTCGCGGCCGGGACGCGGACGCTCTCGGCGCTCGCGGACGCGAAGGACGAACTCGCGAGCGCGGCGAGCGACCGCTGACCGTCGGGCCCCGACGTCGGAACCGAACGCCCGGTCGTGGTTCGAGCACCGGCCCCGTCCCGGGACCGGGTCGGCCGACGATCCGGACCGGGTCGGTCGACGATCCGGGAAGCGCTTTTCCCCCTCGCCCGCGACACACTCCCACATGGCAGACCTACTCTCGGACGAGGAGGTATCGGAGCGGCTACCCGCCGACTGGGAGCGCGAGGGCGACGAGATCGTCCGGACGTACGAGTTCGACTCCTACCTCGAGGGGGTCGGCTTCGCGGCCGGGGCCGGCGGGCTGGCCGAGGAGGCGTTCCATCACCCCGAACTCACCATCGGCTGGCGCGAGGTGGAGGCCCGGTTGACGACCCACGACGCCGGCGGCATCACCGACAGCGACATCGACCTCGCCGAGCGCTTCGACGAGCTCGCGGACTGATGGCGGGGGCGTGATGGAGGCGGCCTACGTCTTCCGGGTCCGGTTCACCCTCTCGCCGCGCGGGGTGCGGCTCGACCCGGAGGAGTTCGAGACGACCGCGCGGGTGCCGGCGGCGACGCCCGGCGAGGAGGGGTGGCTGCTGTTCCGCGACGCGCTCTGGCGCGGGGAGGAGAACGACTCGACGTACGCCCGTGAACTGGTCGCCGAGCGGCTCCCGGAGGGTGTGGAGGTGCTGTCGGCGACGTTCAGCGAGTTCGAGACCGATGAGGCGTACCTGGACGCGCTGGAGGACGAGATCGGTCGGGACCTGGCGGCGTTCCGGGCGGACTCGGTCACGGAGGTGAAACACAAGTACTTCGGCTCCTCGATCCACGTTCGGTGAGTCGGTTCGATTCGTAGAGCTATGCATGGGTCGTGGAGCGGATCGAAATTCCCAGCGACGACCGGCCCGACCGAAGGACCGAACACGCCCACGGTGAGCACCCGTCGAGAACCACGGCAAGACACTTAACGGAGAACGCCCTATTGGTCCCTCCCGAATGGTCCCCGACGCCTACGACTTCTGGCTGTTCGACCTCGACGGCACCGTGGTCGACGCCGACTGGACCTACACCCGCGAGGTGTTCGACCGGGTCGGCGGCCGCCTCGGTCGCGAGTTCACCGACCGCCAGGCCGAGGTGCTCTGGCACGGCCTCGAGGGCTCGCGCGACCCGATACTCCGCGAGTGGGGCATCGACCCCGCGGAGTTCTGGCCCGCGTTCCACGCCGTCGAGGACCCCATGACCCGCGCCGAGGCGACCTACCTGCACGAGGACGCCGCGCGCTTGCTCACGGCGCTCCACGAGCGGGAGGTCCCAGTCGGCGTCGTCACCCACTGCGCCGAGTTCCTCGCCGACCCCGTCGTCGAGCACCTCGATCTCACCGACTGGTTCGACGTCGTCCTCTCCTGCTCGGAGGAGACCGGCTGGAAGCCCGACCCGGAACCCGTGAACGCGGCGATGAGCGCGCTCGGCGTCGAGGCGGCGACCCAGCAGGGCGTCCTGCTGGGCGACGGCGCGAGCGACGTCGGCGCGGCCTGGAACGCCGGCCTCGACGCGGTCCACGTCGAGCGCCACGGCTACGACGAGCGCGGCCGCTGCGTCCGCGCCGACCACCGCGTCGCGAGCTTCGACGAACTCCCGCGCGGCGAGGCCGACCGCGACGCCCCGACCGGCGCGACCCTCGCCGACCCCGCCGGCTCCTCGGGCGTGGAGGTCGGCGACCGGGGTCCCTGACGGTCCGATCGGCCCGCTCGGCCCGGATGGCTCGGCCGGTTTACTCGCCGTCCGCCCGGTCGTCGACGGGGTTCGGATCGTAGCCCTCCCCGACGGCGAACTCCATCACCCGCTCGCGCGTGGTGATCTCGAGCCGTTCGCGCTCGACCATCTCGCCGTCGAGCGAGAACTGCCGCGGCTCGCCCGCGTCGACGACGAGCGAGGGGACCCGGAGCCGGGTGAGATGCGAGACCTCCCCCTGGAAGAGTCGCTCGACCGCGCCGCGCGCGAGGTAGTCGATGGTCGGTGCGTCCTCGATGACCACCACGTCCAGTTTCCCGTCCTCGACGTTCGCCTGCCGGTTGGGGAACCGCCGGGCGTTCCCGACCAGAAGCAGGGCCGCCTCGCCCGACCACACCGGGTCGCTCTCGGACCCGGCGCGGATGTCGAGTTCGAGCCCCTCGAAGTCGCCCGTGTGCTGGAGCGTCGTGAACACGTACGCGAGGACGCCGAGCCGCTGTTTCAGCGCCGGCTCCGTGCGCGCGCTCGCCTCCGCCGTCAGCCCGCAGATACAGGAGTTCAGGAACGGCCGGGCGGTCTCGTCGGCGTCGCCGCCCGCCAGCCCCGCGTCTCCCGCTCCCGACGATCCGGCGTCGCTCCCGTCGCCGCGGCCCGACTCGCCCGACCAGTCGGCCATCCCGACGTCGAGGCGGCGCGTCCGCCCGGCCTCGACGCTCTCGAACGCCTCGGTCACCCCGTCGATGCCGACGTTGCCGGCGAAGCCGTTCCCGGTGCCGGCCGGAACCACGCCGAGCGTGACCTCCTCGAGCCGTCCCGCCCGGTCGACCCCCCGGGCCACGCCGTTGAGGGTGCCGTCGCCGCCGCAGGCGACCACCACGTCCGCGCCGCCGGCGGCCGCCTCCCGGGCGAGGTCGACCTCCTCGCCCTCCTCGGAGGTGTTCAACACCTCGTACCCGCGCTCCTCGGCCTCCTGTGCCGCCTGGACGCTCCGTCGCTGGTCGCCGCTCTCCGGGTTCCGGACGAGGACGCGACTTCCCATGGGGCCACGTCCGCCCACAACTGCAAAGCCGTGTCGGCCCCTACCGCCCCCAGTGCCAGAGTTCGCGGTCGACCTCCACAACCACAGTCGGTTCTTCCACGGATTCGTCGGCCGGTCGACGCCGTACGACCCCGTCGGGCTCCGCCTGCACGGCCTCGTCGCCCGCCTCAGGGGGCTCGACGCGCTTGCGGTCACCAACCACGACTACGCCTACGTCGGGGACGCCGGCCTCCCGGTCGTGCCCGGGGTCGAGGTGTCCACCACGATGGGCCACGTCGTCGTGGTCGGCCCCGACCCGCCGCGACGGACGACCCCCGGGGAGTATACGCCGGGCGAACTCGTCGACCGCGCTCACGACCGCGGCTGTGCGGCCGTCCTCGCGCACCCGTTCCGGAACAGCTCCGCCCGGGAGTCGAAGGCCGACTTCGACGCCGTGGAGCTGAACGGGAAGAACCCGGAGCACGACGCCCGGACGCTGCAACTCGCCGACCGTCGCGACCTCCCGGTCGTCGGCGGGAGCGACGCGCACTACCCGATCGAGGTCGGGCGGGCGTACACGGTCCTCGAGGCGGACACCTCCGACCCGGCCGACGTGGCCGACGCGATCCGCGCGGGCCGCGTCTCGCCGGTCTCGAACCTCGGCCACGCCCACCGGCTCATCGACCGGGGGTACACCGCCGTACACAGGGGGCGCCGGTGGCTCAGGGCCAGGGAGGGCGAGGCGTCGGCGAGGGGGACCGCCGGCGGGACGCGCGACGGAGAGAGCAGCGCGGGCGGGAACGGTGCGGGCGAGAGCAGCACGGGCGGGAGCGGCACGCGCGAGAGCGGCGACGAATAGCGAAGCGTCGGGTCGGAGCCCGGGTACCGCCGGCGACTACCCAAGCCGTTCGTCGAGGATGAGTCGGGTCTTCGTCCCCTCGACCTCCGCCAGTTCGCGAGCGCGGGTGATGAGTTCGTTCACCGCGCGCGTGTCCACGCAGTCGACGATGAGGACGATGTCCTCCTCGCCGGACACCTGCCAGACGAAGTCGACCTCCTCCCACTCGGCGAGCGTCGAGGACACCTCGCTCGTGTTGACGTTCATGTCGACGCTGATCTCGACCATCGCCTTCACGTTCCCCGTCCGCGTGGTGACGGTGAAGCGCTCGATGACCCCCTCCTCGGTCATCCGGTCGACCCGGTTGCGAACGGTGCCCTCGCTGGTGCCGACGCGCTCGGCGATCTCGGTGTAGGGCGTCCGCGCGTCCCGCCTGAGGACGTTCAGGATGCGCCGATCGAGGTCGTCCATACACGGCCGTGTCGCCCGGGGGCCTTACCGATTACGAATTTCGTAACCATGCTTCGAACGACGCACTTATTGTGCCGGCGTCCGTGCGTATCTCGTAATGGCGGACGCCTACGTCGCGCTGGAGGACGGCCGCGTGTTCGAAGCACGGAGCCGTTCGCCCGGCCGCACACGTGGTGAACTGGTGTTCACGACCGCGTACACGGGGTACGAGGAGTCGCTGACGGACCCCTCCTACGAGGAGCAGGTCCTCACGTTCTCCTACCCCCTCATCGGCAACTACGGCGTCCGAGACGAGCGGTTCGAGTCGGACCGCGTCCACCCGCGCGCCGCCGTCGCGCGCGAGTTCACGGACGACGTGGCCGAGTGGCTCGCCGGGGAGGACGTGCCCGCGGTGGACCACCTCGACACGCGCGAACTCGTCACCTCCGTCCGCGAGGAGGGGGCGATGAAGTGCGGCATCGCCGCGGGCCAGGACGCGACCCCCGAGGCCGCCCGCGAGGAACTGGCCGAGTGCAAGGGGATGAGCGAGCACACGGATATCGGCGCGCAGGTGTCGACGCCCGAACCCTACACGGTCACGGGCGGGGGGGAGTACGACGTCGCGCTGGTGGACTGTGGCGCGAAGGGCTCGATCGCCTCCTCGCTCGCGGAGCGCGGCGCCGACGTCCACGTCCTGCCGTACGACGCGGACCCGGCGACCGTGGCCGACCTCGACCCTGACGTGCTGTTCGTCTCGAACGGGCCGGGCGACCCGGCGAACTTCGGCGAGACGCAGTCGCTCGTCGAGGAGTTCGTTGGCGAACTCCCGCTGGCGGGCATCTGTCTCGGCCAGCAAATCGTCGCCCGCGCGTTCGGCGGCGAGACGGAGAAGATGGCGTTCGGCCACCGCGGCGTGAACCAGCCGGTTCGCGACCTGGAGTCCGGAACGGTCGTGATGACGACCCAGAACCACGGCTACTCGGTCGCCGACCCCGGCAGGCTCGACGTGACCCAGGTGAACGTGAACGACGACACCGCCGAGGGGCTCGCGAGCGAGGAGTACGACGTCGTGACGCGGCAGTACCACCCCGAGGCGAACCCCGGCCCGCACGACTCGCTCGGCTTCTTCGACGAGGTGCTCGACCTCACGGGGCGATCGCGCACGCCCGTCGCCGCGGATTAACGAACCTCTTTTACGGGGGTCCTCCTCGTTCGCGCGCCTTCGGCGCGCTCGCTCGTCGAACCCCCGCAAAACCCGTTCATGCCAAAAAGGCCGCTCGCTCGGTCGGCGCGGCTTCGCCGCGCCTCCCTCCCTCGCAGTACTGCTGCTGGTACGACCGCACCGTGGATGTGATGTTGAAATTACAAAAACGCCCTTCCGGGAACGTTCATGGGTGGTGGTAGCGTATCTCGCTCCATGGCAGACGCCTTCCACGAAGCGGTCCCGCTGGCGAAACTGGAGGAGGAGGGTCGAGCGCTGATGCAGGCCGACGGCACGCCCATCGCGCTGTTCCACCACGAGGGCGAGGTCCGCGCGGTGAACAACCGGTGTCCCCACATGGGCTTCCCGCTCACCGAGGGGAGCGTCGACGAGGGGGTGCTGACGTGCCACTGGCACCACGCGCGCTTCGAACTCTCCTGCGGGGACACGTTCGACCCGTGGGCCGACGACGTGGACACGTACACGACCGAGATCCGGGACGGCGTGGTGTACGTCGATCCGCAGCCGAAGCGGTCGGAGCCGCCGGGGGTCCACTGGCGCGGCCGCCTGGAGGACGGACTGGAGCAGAACCTGAGCCTCGTGCTCGCGAAGTCGGCCGTCGCGCTGCAGGACGCCGGCGTCGACGCGGCCGAGACCGTCGAGACGGGCGTGCTGTTCGGGACGCGCTACCGCGAGGGCGGATGGTCCTCGGGGCTCACCATCCTCGTCGCGCTCGCGAACCGGCTGCCGGACCTCGAGGAGGAGGACCGCAAGCGCGCGCTGTTCCAGGGGCTCACGGAGGTGGCGAGCGACTGCGCGGACCAGCCGCCGAAGTTCGACCAGGAGGAGTTCGAGGCGCGCGAGGTCCCCTTCTCGCGGCTGAAGTCCTGGTTCCGCGAGAACGTCGAGGTGCGGGACGCCGACGGCGCCGAGCGCGTCCTCCGCACGGCGGTCGCGGAGGGGTGTGACGAGGCGGAGCTCACCGAACTGCTCGTCTCGGCCGCGACGGACCACCGCTACCTCGACACGGGCCACGCGTTCGACTTCGTGAACAAGGCCACGGAGGCGCTCGACCTGATCGGCTGGGACCACGAGCACGCCGACGACGTGCTCGCCTCGCTGGTCCGGGGGCTCGCGACCGCCGACCGCGCCGAGGAGCGCTCCTCGTGGCGACAGCCGGTCGACCTCGCGGCGATGTGCGAGGACTCGTTCGACCGCCTCGACGACCTCGTCGCCGCGGGAGAGGGGGAGACGTGGGAGCGACCCGACGACTTCACCGACCGCCTCCACTCGGCGGACCCGGAGGTCGCCTTCGACGCGCTGGAGTCGGCCATCCGGGGGGGCGCCACCGTCGAGGAACTCGCGGCCGCCGTGACCCACGCCGCGGGCAAGCGCGTCGCGCTGTTCTCGACGGGCAACGAGTTCTCGGACTGGAACACGGTCCACCACACGTTCACCTACGCGAACGCGGTCCACCGCGCCGCGGAGCGAACCGACGCGACCGAACTGTACCGCGGGGTGTTCGACGCCGCGGTGAACGTCTACCTCGACCGGTTCCTCAACACGCCGCCCGCGCCGGAGCCGTCGGTCGAGCCCGACGCCGACCCGGCGGAGGCGCTCGAACAGCTCCTCCTCCGCTTCGAGCAGCAGGGCGAGGTGAACGCCGCGGCCGCCCACGCGGCCCACTTCCTCGACGGCGGCGGCGACCCGGCCGAACTGAAGGCCGAACTCGGCCACGCGCTCCTCCGCGAGGACGCGGGGTTCCACACGTTCCAGGCGTACGAGGCGGCGTGCCGGCAGTTCGACCGCCGGTACGACGGGAGCGGGGAGATCCCGCCCGAGGCGCGGGACATGCTCGTCGCCGCGGCCCGGTACATGGCCGCCCACTTCCCGACGCGGCGCGAGCGCGAGCAGACGTTCAGCATCGCCGCCCGCCTGCTGCGGGGCGAGAAGCTGCACGGCGAGGAGTCGGAGGCGGACCCGGACGTGGAGGCGACCGCGGACGATTAGTGCGGGTACGGCCAGGGAGCTCCGTTGCAGGTTCCGGTTCGGGCTCGCAGCCGGGGAACACGACCTCGAACGCCCCGGCAGCGAGTTCACGAACGACCCACGATCGCGGTACACCTTTTTGGCCACCCGCGCCCACCCCCCACGTAGATGCAACTCACGCTGAAGTTCTTCGCCACCTTCCGGGAGGCGGTCGGCTCGAAGCTGACCGAGCGGGAGGTGCCCGAGGGGGCCACGGTGGGCGACGTGCTGGCCGACCTGGAGGCCGAGTACGAGGGGCTCGAGGGCCAGCTCCTCGAGGACGGCGAGCTCCGCCCACAGATCAACGTCCTGCTCGACGGGCGCGAGGTGCTCCACATGGAGGGGCCGGACACGGAGCTCTCCGAGGGCGACACGCTCGCCGTGTTCCCGCCGGTCGCGGGCGGCGCGGCCGACGCCGCCGGTCCGGGGGACGAGGAGGGAACCGGAGGGGACGCGGACGCCGCCGACGGGGGGACCGCGACCGGCGAGGGCGTTCCCGCCGGAGGGGAGTCCGGGGACGCGGAATGGGTCGAGGCCTACCGGGGCATCTCCCGCCGGCTCGCCGTCCGTTACCTGCGGAACCTCGGCGGCGAGACCGACCGCCCCGACGAGGAGGCGACCGAGGTCGTCGGCGACGGCTGGCGGGCGACCCTCGAGACGGAGACGGTGAGCCCGGCCGGGAGCATCACGCTCACCGAGGTGACCGTCCGGTTCACGGGCGAGTCCGCGACGCTCGAGGAACTGGTCCCCGCCTTCGGCCGGAAGGCGATGCGCGCCGGGGGGTGAGATGACCGACCCCGATCCGGACTCGGACGCGGACCCGGATTCGCACGCGGGCGCCGACTCGGACGCCGGTCCCACGGAGCAGCCGGGCGACCCACGGGAGGCCGACCATCCCATCGACGGCAACGCGCTGCTGCTCGCGACCGCCAAGGCGAGCGTGGGGCCCGAGCGGCTCCCGGCGCTCCTGGGGACGGCAGCCGCCGAACTCGCGGCGCGACGCGACGACTACGAGCGGCGGTTCGAGGCCGTCCACGAGCGCGACGGGACGCTGGTGGTGCTCGTCCCCGAGGGCCACTGGGCCGACCTGGGCGGGGACCTCGGGCTGGGCGAGCGGGAGGCCGACGCGCTCAGGCGGGCCCACGAGGAGCACCTGCGCCGGCTCGGCTCCCAGCTCGACCGGCGCGAGGAGTTCGAGCACGCGCTCGAGCTTCGCGAGGCGGTCGTCGTCGGCCCGTCCCCGGCGTAGCCCGACTCCCCTCACGCCGGACGCCCGGACTCCTCTACCGGAACCGACGGCGGTTTCACCCGCCGGCACCGCCCGCAGGTATGGACACGCGACTCGCCGAGCTCCGCGCGGGCGTCCGTGACACCCTCCCGCTGCTGCTCGGCATCGTCCCCTTCGCGCTCGTCGCCGGGGTCGCCGGCGTCGAGGCCGGCCTCACGCCGCTCCAGACGGTCGGCATGTCGATGGTCGTCTTCGCCGGCGCCTCCCAGCTCGCGGCCATCGACCTGCTCGGCCGGGACGCCGCGCTCGGCGTGGTGGTGCTCACGGCGGTCGTCATCAACCTCCGGATGATGATGTACTCGGCCTCCATCGCGCCCCACTTCCGCGCGCTCTCGGCACGGGTCCGGGCGGGCTGTGCGTACCTGCTCACCGACCAGGCGTACGCGCTGGCGGTCGCGCGCTACACCCGGGAGGACGAGGTGACGCGCCCGCCGTACTACTACCTCGGCGTGGGGGCGACGCTCTGGCTCGTGTGGCAGGCGGGCACCGTCGTCGGCGTCGCCTTCGGCGCCGGCGTCCCCGACGCCTGGCGGCTGGACTTCGCCGTCCCGCTCGTGTTCCTCGCGCTGCTGGTGCCGGTCCTCTCGGACCGGCCGAGCGTCGCGGCGGGGCTCGTCGCGGCCGCCGTCGCGGTGGTCGCCGTCGGCCTGCCGTTCAACGCCGGGCTGATCGCGGGCGCGCTGGCGGGCGTCGCGTCGGGCATCGCGGCCGAACGGCTCGGGCTCGCGTCCGGGGGGTCGGCGTGACGACGACCTACGGCCCGGCGGCGATCTGGGGCGCGATCCTCGCCGCTGGGCTGGCGACGTACGCCATCCGGCTCTCCTTCATCCACCTGTTCGGCCGCGTCGAGGGCGTGCCGCCCGCGCTCGAGCGCCTGCTCGCGTACGTGCCGCCCGCGGTGCTCGCGGCGCTCGTCGCGCCCGACTTCGTGCCCGCGTCGGCGACGGTCGCCGCGCTCGCGGACCCGACGCTCGTCGGCGGCGCGGCCGCGGTCGCGGCGGCGTGGTACACCGAGGACGTGCTGTGGACGGTCGGCGCGGGGATGGCGGGCCTGCACCTCGCGCGGTTCCTGCTCTAGGCGCCGCCCGGGTCTGGGTCCGGGTCGTCGTCCCCGAACTCGTCCAGGTGTGCGTTCCCCGTCGATCCGGTGCCGGGGGCCGCGACGCGGTCGTCTCGTTCGGCGGCACGCGCGCGACGCTCCTGCGCGTCGGCGATGCGCTCGTGTGCCAGCACGAACCGGTGGAGGAGGTACAGGACGAACG
Protein-coding regions in this window:
- a CDS encoding 4a-hydroxytetrahydrobiopterin dehydratase — protein: MADLLSDEEVSERLPADWEREGDEIVRTYEFDSYLEGVGFAAGAGGLAEEAFHHPELTIGWREVEARLTTHDAGGITDSDIDLAERFDELAD
- the lwrS gene encoding LWR-salt protein — encoded protein: MEAAYVFRVRFTLSPRGVRLDPEEFETTARVPAATPGEEGWLLFRDALWRGEENDSTYARELVAERLPEGVEVLSATFSEFETDEAYLDALEDEIGRDLAAFRADSVTEVKHKYFGSSIHVR
- a CDS encoding HAD family hydrolase; the encoded protein is MVPDAYDFWLFDLDGTVVDADWTYTREVFDRVGGRLGREFTDRQAEVLWHGLEGSRDPILREWGIDPAEFWPAFHAVEDPMTRAEATYLHEDAARLLTALHEREVPVGVVTHCAEFLADPVVEHLDLTDWFDVVLSCSEETGWKPDPEPVNAAMSALGVEAATQQGVLLGDGASDVGAAWNAGLDAVHVERHGYDERGRCVRADHRVASFDELPRGEADRDAPTGATLADPAGSSGVEVGDRGP
- a CDS encoding precorrin-2 dehydrogenase/sirohydrochlorin ferrochelatase family protein is translated as MIPLFHDFTDETVLVLGGGTVGARKARRFAREARTVVVSPAFADADFGDAELVRTEPTPADVGEFVADLAPALVVAATDDGAVNAAAESAAREAGALVNRADRAGERDAGSVVVPATVEDDPVTVAVATGGTAPALSRHLRERIEAEFPDVGAMAELAGEIRSELAAAEVPATARHEAVRAVVESSDVWKALQDGVANGRQEANRVMQEETREVLDD
- a CDS encoding PHP-associated domain-containing protein, which translates into the protein MPEFAVDLHNHSRFFHGFVGRSTPYDPVGLRLHGLVARLRGLDALAVTNHDYAYVGDAGLPVVPGVEVSTTMGHVVVVGPDPPRRTTPGEYTPGELVDRAHDRGCAAVLAHPFRNSSARESKADFDAVELNGKNPEHDARTLQLADRRDLPVVGGSDAHYPIEVGRAYTVLEADTSDPADVADAIRAGRVSPVSNLGHAHRLIDRGYTAVHRGRRWLRAREGEASARGTAGGTRDGESSAGGNGAGESSTGGSGTRESGDE
- a CDS encoding DUF7260 family protein codes for the protein MSDPTGGVGRLPASSVEESVESACYVAGCAHPDLVAAGAVLAVTALFLLLSGLVLTRLSDARDALGTERTRTRAERDAFRQFRQRVAGLDPSDPQPPDPTPGGGGVMAVAGGGVANDASLADARRAYRETVMATSHYEEEYDESLAENVGAEFSETVASALTDGGTLTPQLHAALATGAERARRDRDELLAALDREEATIEAAEDALAPAVAAADEIDERDLRRSSYRDFVADLERLEYHEREVESLLADRQSTVHERESERPFWYDYLYGSLPSPYPVLAAGTRTLSALADAKDELASAASDR
- a CDS encoding diacylglycerol/lipid kinase family protein, which codes for MGSRVLVRNPESGDQRRSVQAAQEAEERGYEVLNTSEEGEEVDLAREAAAGGADVVVACGGDGTLNGVARGVDRAGRLEEVTLGVVPAGTGNGFAGNVGIDGVTEAFESVEAGRTRRLDVGMADWSGESGRGDGSDAGSSGAGDAGLAGGDADETARPFLNSCICGLTAEASARTEPALKQRLGVLAYVFTTLQHTGDFEGLELDIRAGSESDPVWSGEAALLLVGNARRFPNRQANVEDGKLDVVVIEDAPTIDYLARGAVERLFQGEVSHLTRLRVPSLVVDAGEPRQFSLDGEMVERERLEITTRERVMEFAVGEGYDPNPVDDRADGE
- a CDS encoding Lrp/AsnC family transcriptional regulator, coding for MDDLDRRILNVLRRDARTPYTEIAERVGTSEGTVRNRVDRMTEEGVIERFTVTTRTGNVKAMVEISVDMNVNTSEVSSTLAEWEEVDFVWQVSGEEDIVLIVDCVDTRAVNELITRARELAEVEGTKTRLILDERLG
- the hemA gene encoding glutamyl-tRNA reductase, with the protein product MTEAGIICGVSVSHAHADLDEIEAAGGGSARAVVSRLLARDGVTEAFAVRTCNRAEAYVVADEAADGARALADFAPEVRDGAVVHLDHEGSLRHLMRVAAGLESLVLGEDQIVGQLKRAIEESRAAGGIGETLEDALTKAVHVGERARTETAINEGVVSLGSAAVDLAARETELTGATALVLGAGEMGTLTARALAEADVDRIVVANRTVPHAEHVACELDVAAEAVGIEEAPAVAGEADVLVAATGADGPVLGPEDLADAGETVCIDLAQPRDVDPAAAGGGVAVYDLDALEAVTAETRESRRAEAERVEAMVDAELDRLLASFKRRRADEAISAMYEGAEVTKARELDRALTKLEAQGELTDEQRETVESLADALVGQLLAAPTKSLREAALEDDWTTIHTAIRLFDPEFDVPVASDDGAGMTPREGVADRLSDD